A single region of the Salicibibacter cibi genome encodes:
- the rph gene encoding ribonuclease PH has translation MRVDDRDNREELRETVIETDYLKHPEGSVFIRVGDTKVICTASIEKRVPPFLRGQGKGWVTAEYAMLPRATEERNIRESSKGKVSGRTMEIQRLIGRALRSVIDLESFGERTLWVDCDVIQADGGTRTASITGAFVASAMAFSRLAQDVDLKSFPIVDYLAAISVGIDDQGVALLDLCYEEDAAAAVDFNVVMTGSGQFVEIQGTGEEATFSREQLDEMLGLAEKGIRHLIGIQKRVLEDAETTLQRPSSVLTENNPSFRE, from the coding sequence ATGCGCGTAGATGATAGGGATAATAGGGAAGAATTGCGAGAAACGGTGATCGAAACAGATTACTTGAAGCATCCGGAGGGCTCCGTTTTCATCCGTGTCGGCGATACAAAGGTAATTTGTACAGCCAGTATTGAAAAGCGGGTGCCGCCATTTTTGCGCGGACAAGGTAAAGGATGGGTGACTGCGGAATACGCAATGCTTCCGCGCGCAACGGAAGAACGTAATATTCGCGAATCTTCAAAAGGGAAAGTATCCGGGCGGACGATGGAAATCCAACGATTGATCGGTCGCGCGCTGCGTTCCGTTATTGACCTTGAATCCTTTGGCGAGCGTACACTTTGGGTAGACTGTGATGTTATTCAGGCAGACGGAGGAACACGGACAGCTTCAATTACGGGAGCGTTTGTGGCGAGCGCGATGGCATTTTCACGTTTAGCGCAAGATGTAGATTTAAAATCTTTTCCGATTGTGGATTATCTGGCTGCGATTTCCGTTGGTATTGACGATCAAGGAGTCGCGTTGCTCGATTTATGTTACGAAGAGGATGCGGCTGCAGCGGTTGACTTTAACGTCGTCATGACGGGTTCCGGACAATTTGTTGAAATTCAGGGTACCGGTGAAGAAGCCACATTTTCCCGGGAGCAATTGGATGAGATGCTTGGCTTGGCTGAAAAGGGGATCCGGCATCTGATCGGGATCCAAAAGCGTGTATTAGAAGACGCGGAAACGACACTTCAGCGTCCATCAAGCGTATTGACGGAGAACAATCCTTCTTTTAGGGAATAG
- a CDS encoding GerMN domain-containing protein, translating into MRKFLKGSSFLMLTALLVYGCSSDNDEAEQNEEANSDVQEEEASEIDTEEADSDSEESEEGEENNGSDGETVERELYLLDDDGLVVPRTFQFENDSEVLKQSIEHLVVEGPITNQLPSGLQAVLPPETEVQGVDLSDDGTAIVDFSPEFAEYPEEHEEALLQAVTWTLTQFDEVEQVEIQINGHTQETLPNADTPVGDGTAESVGINLEGNGPADITASEAATVYFISVKEDDEYYVPVTRRIDGDENKASAVVGALMNGPNPESDLISALRQNVELLEEPELEDGVLTVNFNEALLAENDGEALSEEAMAMLTLSLTGIESVEEVDYHVDGESQLEQVDGGSFAEPVSRPAMVNQGEF; encoded by the coding sequence GTGCGAAAGTTTTTGAAGGGGTCCTCATTTCTCATGTTGACGGCGCTGTTGGTGTACGGGTGTAGTTCAGATAACGATGAAGCCGAACAAAATGAGGAAGCGAACAGCGACGTACAGGAGGAAGAGGCCTCCGAAATCGATACAGAGGAAGCAGATTCGGACAGTGAGGAATCGGAAGAAGGCGAAGAGAATAATGGTTCTGACGGTGAAACGGTGGAAAGGGAGCTATATTTGCTCGATGATGATGGCCTTGTCGTTCCCCGCACATTTCAGTTTGAAAATGACTCGGAAGTTCTTAAGCAGTCCATTGAACATCTTGTCGTAGAGGGGCCGATTACGAATCAACTGCCTAGCGGTCTTCAGGCAGTGTTGCCACCGGAGACGGAAGTTCAGGGAGTTGATCTATCGGATGATGGCACAGCCATTGTTGATTTTTCACCCGAGTTTGCGGAGTATCCCGAAGAGCACGAGGAGGCATTATTACAAGCGGTTACGTGGACATTGACGCAATTTGACGAGGTTGAACAAGTGGAAATTCAAATCAATGGCCATACGCAGGAAACGCTGCCAAACGCGGATACCCCGGTTGGCGATGGCACAGCTGAGTCTGTTGGCATTAATCTTGAAGGAAACGGCCCCGCTGATATAACGGCGAGCGAAGCGGCAACGGTTTATTTCATCAGTGTAAAAGAAGACGATGAGTATTATGTTCCTGTTACACGGCGAATTGACGGAGATGAAAATAAAGCTTCGGCTGTTGTTGGCGCTTTGATGAACGGTCCGAATCCGGAATCAGATTTAATTTCGGCCTTACGCCAAAATGTCGAACTGCTTGAAGAGCCTGAATTGGAAGACGGTGTTTTGACGGTAAACTTTAACGAAGCGCTGTTGGCCGAAAATGATGGAGAAGCTTTATCCGAAGAAGCGATGGCAATGCTTACCCTGTCCTTGACAGGAATTGAGAGCGTGGAAGAAGTTGATTATCACGTTGACGGAGAATCCCAACTTGAACAAGTAGACGGTGGATCGTTTGCGGAGCCGGTTTCCAGGCCTGCAATGGTTAACCAAGGTGAGTTTTAA
- the racE gene encoding glutamate racemase translates to MRKWKRINRREKTLNKPIGIIDSGIGGLTVAEEIARQLPKEPMIYIGDTARCPYGPRTVEEVRLFTWQMIDHLVNENIKMLIIACNTATAVVLDEVQERLPIPVVGVVQPGALAALNVTNRKEIAVIGTEGTIKSDAYPLALTSIQGEKVTVHSLACPMFVPLVEQGRVSADEARRVVADTLKPLLQKSFDTLILGCTHYPLLAPIIQNVVGEGVQVISSGSETAREVSTILQHQGLNQKDDRTREHVFFTTGSVQHFQTIAKRWLGLEEQIVDHLILPA, encoded by the coding sequence ATGCGGAAATGGAAAAGGATCAATAGGAGAGAGAAAACGTTGAATAAACCAATCGGCATCATTGATTCAGGAATCGGGGGATTAACCGTCGCCGAGGAGATTGCCCGTCAACTACCGAAAGAGCCTATGATTTATATTGGAGATACCGCTCGCTGCCCATACGGACCGAGAACGGTAGAAGAGGTTCGACTGTTTACTTGGCAGATGATTGACCACCTTGTAAACGAAAATATTAAAATGCTCATTATTGCGTGCAACACAGCCACAGCAGTCGTTCTGGACGAAGTGCAGGAACGGCTGCCGATACCGGTCGTCGGTGTCGTACAACCGGGTGCACTGGCGGCGCTCAATGTTACGAACAGAAAAGAAATCGCGGTGATTGGTACAGAGGGAACGATAAAAAGTGACGCTTATCCACTTGCCCTTACAAGCATTCAAGGAGAAAAGGTTACTGTACATAGTCTCGCTTGTCCGATGTTTGTTCCTCTTGTGGAGCAAGGAAGGGTGAGCGCCGATGAGGCGCGTAGGGTCGTTGCAGATACCTTAAAGCCGCTCTTGCAAAAATCTTTTGACACGTTGATCTTGGGGTGTACCCATTACCCATTGTTGGCACCGATCATCCAAAATGTCGTAGGCGAGGGCGTTCAGGTCATTTCATCCGGTTCCGAGACCGCGCGTGAAGTGAGCACGATTCTTCAACACCAAGGGTTGAATCAGAAAGATGATCGAACGCGGGAGCATGTTTTTTTTACGACAGGTTCGGTTCAACATTTTCAAACGATCGCAAAGCGATGGCTTGGACTTGAGGAACAAATCGTTGATCATCTTATTTTACCTGCATAA
- a CDS encoding MarR family winged helix-turn-helix transcriptional regulator, with product MEAERVEQIEKSLRRISYMVKQQGREILNHFPITPPQFIALQYLQESGDLTIGELSTKMYLAFSTITDLVDRLESNGMVERVKDQLDRRVVRVHILNHGKEIIREVIQKRQGYLSYILANFSVAEIDQLQQTLTSLHAEMEKDQ from the coding sequence ATGGAAGCGGAAAGGGTTGAACAAATAGAAAAATCACTCCGGCGCATTTCCTATATGGTGAAACAGCAAGGACGCGAAATATTAAACCACTTTCCAATTACACCCCCTCAATTTATCGCCTTGCAATATTTGCAGGAAAGCGGCGATCTAACCATAGGAGAACTATCCACGAAAATGTATCTTGCATTTAGCACAATCACGGATCTTGTTGATCGTTTGGAAAGCAACGGGATGGTGGAGCGAGTGAAAGACCAACTTGATCGCAGAGTTGTGCGCGTGCATATCCTGAACCATGGAAAAGAGATTATTCGAGAAGTGATTCAAAAGAGACAGGGTTATTTAAGTTATATTTTAGCAAATTTTTCAGTTGCAGAAATTGATCAACTGCAACAAACACTTACTTCGCTGCATGCGGAAATGGAAAAGGATCAATAG
- the ptsP gene encoding phosphoenolpyruvate--protein phosphotransferase, with product MADHIKGIAASNGVAIAHAFHLEQPDLNIQKGTVSDVAEESSRFREALDKAKRELETIRKKTFVQQGEENAEIFSAHLLVLEDPELIYAVESKIKNDGVNASYALQEVSAMYIQMFEDMDNAYMRERAADIRDVSQRVLLHLAGVENTSLAAIDKEVIIISHDLTPSDTAQLDRQYTLGFVTNIGGRTSHSAIMARSLEIPAVVGTQNITSIIQNGDLLIVDGAHGEVVVNPDESTLNIYRERQQKLAADKAEQKKLVSEPSITADGKRVELAANIGTPDDMRGVLENGAEGIGLYRTEFLYMGRDSFPGEEEQFEAYRTVVEQMDGAPIVIRTLDIGGDKKLPYLDLPEELNPFLGFRALRLCLEKTDMFRTQLRALLRASHYGNLKIMFPMVATLEEFRAAKGLVEEEKKRLNAEGVSFDSQVSVGIMVEIPSTAVAAASFAKEVDFFSIGTNDLVQYTLAADRMSERVSHLYQPYHPAVLRLIKNVIDASHIEGKWTGMCGEMAGEETALPLLLGMGLDEFSMSATSILPARSLMRTLSVNDARALVERALVCGTADEVKELVYAETK from the coding sequence ATGGCGGATCATATAAAAGGAATAGCCGCGTCCAACGGCGTAGCCATCGCCCATGCATTTCACCTTGAACAACCGGACCTGAACATTCAAAAGGGAACGGTATCAGATGTAGCCGAGGAATCCTCGCGATTTCGGGAAGCGCTTGATAAAGCAAAAAGGGAATTGGAGACGATTCGGAAAAAAACGTTCGTTCAGCAAGGCGAAGAAAACGCCGAAATTTTTTCCGCTCATCTCCTTGTTCTAGAAGATCCGGAATTGATCTATGCAGTCGAATCCAAAATAAAAAATGACGGCGTCAACGCCTCGTATGCACTGCAAGAGGTCTCTGCTATGTACATACAAATGTTTGAAGATATGGACAATGCATATATGCGGGAACGGGCCGCTGATATTAGAGACGTTTCCCAACGTGTGCTTTTGCATTTGGCAGGAGTGGAGAATACGAGTCTTGCTGCTATAGATAAAGAAGTGATCATCATATCTCATGATTTAACGCCATCGGATACTGCGCAACTGGATCGGCAGTATACGCTTGGTTTTGTGACAAATATCGGTGGCAGAACGTCCCATTCGGCGATCATGGCCCGTTCACTGGAAATCCCGGCGGTTGTGGGCACGCAAAACATTACATCAATTATACAGAACGGTGACCTCCTTATCGTGGATGGTGCCCATGGGGAAGTCGTTGTTAATCCGGATGAATCTACGTTGAACATATATCGGGAGCGGCAACAAAAGCTTGCGGCAGATAAAGCAGAGCAGAAAAAACTCGTCAGCGAGCCATCTATTACCGCGGATGGGAAACGTGTGGAACTGGCCGCCAATATCGGGACTCCTGATGACATGAGAGGGGTGCTCGAAAACGGCGCGGAAGGGATCGGGCTATATCGCACGGAGTTTCTGTACATGGGACGAGACAGTTTTCCGGGAGAAGAGGAACAGTTTGAAGCCTATCGGACTGTTGTCGAACAAATGGATGGCGCTCCGATCGTCATCCGCACCCTAGACATCGGAGGAGACAAAAAACTCCCGTATCTTGATCTTCCTGAAGAATTGAATCCGTTTCTTGGGTTTCGTGCCCTACGGCTATGTTTGGAAAAAACCGACATGTTTCGCACCCAGCTACGGGCATTGCTTCGCGCGAGTCATTACGGAAACCTGAAAATCATGTTTCCGATGGTAGCAACACTGGAAGAATTTCGCGCGGCAAAAGGACTTGTCGAAGAAGAAAAGAAACGGTTAAACGCTGAAGGGGTTTCTTTCGATTCCCAAGTATCGGTCGGAATAATGGTCGAAATACCTTCCACCGCTGTTGCGGCTGCATCATTTGCAAAAGAAGTAGATTTTTTTAGCATTGGGACCAATGATCTGGTGCAATACACACTGGCTGCCGATCGTATGAGCGAGCGTGTGTCGCATCTATATCAACCGTATCATCCCGCGGTTTTGCGATTAATTAAAAATGTGATTGACGCGTCTCACATTGAAGGAAAATGGACAGGAATGTGCGGAGAAATGGCCGGCGAAGAAACGGCACTTCCACTATTGCTAGGGATGGGCTTGGATGAATTCAGCATGAGCGCTACCTCTATTTTACCCGCCCGAAGCCTTATGAGAACGTTAAGTGTGAACGATGCACGAGCGTTGGTTGAACGTGCATTGGTCTGTGGTACAGCAGATGAAGTGAAAGAACTGGTCTATGCCGAGACCAAATAG
- a CDS encoding phosphocarrier protein HPr: protein MKQKTFTITAETGLHARPATNLVNKAGQFSSEITIESKGKSVNLKSIMGVMSLGVGKGGEILVTVDGNDEEEAMEALTKTIQERLGE from the coding sequence ATGAAACAAAAAACATTTACCATTACGGCAGAAACAGGATTACACGCGCGTCCGGCTACAAATCTGGTGAATAAAGCCGGCCAATTTTCTTCGGAAATTACGATTGAGTCCAAAGGAAAGTCCGTAAACCTTAAATCAATTATGGGCGTCATGTCACTGGGTGTAGGGAAAGGCGGCGAAATTCTCGTTACCGTTGATGGGAACGATGAGGAAGAAGCCATGGAAGCACTCACAAAAACAATCCAAGAAAGATTGGGAGAATAA
- a CDS encoding helix-turn-helix domain-containing protein: MKDLERAPRSLLTKREKEVFDLLVKDQTTKEIAGQLYISEKTVRNHISNAMQKLGVKGRSQAVIELIRLGEIQI, translated from the coding sequence GTGAAGGACTTGGAACGTGCTCCTCGTTCCCTTTTGACAAAAAGGGAAAAAGAAGTCTTTGACCTTCTTGTCAAGGACCAAACAACAAAGGAGATCGCCGGACAGCTTTACATTAGCGAAAAAACAGTCCGAAACCATATCTCAAACGCCATGCAAAAACTAGGCGTTAAAGGACGTTCACAAGCAGTCATTGAATTAATACGTCTTGGCGAAATCCAGATTTAA
- the sdhB gene encoding succinate dehydrogenase iron-sulfur subunit: protein MSDQQTIRFVITRQDSPDDQSYNEEFEIQYKPNMNVISALMEIRRNPVTSDGKESKPVVWDMNCLEEVCGACSMIINGKPQQSCTALIDDFEQPIRLEPMKTFPVVRDLIVDRSRMFDSLKKVKAWIPIDGTYDLGPGPRIAENRRQWAYELSKCMTCGVCLEACPNVNSNSEFIGPAAVSQVRLFNAHPTGEMNEPDRLNALMEEGGLQNCGNSQNCVESCPKGIPLTTSIAALNRDQTLQAFKNFFGGGQ, encoded by the coding sequence ATGAGCGATCAACAAACGATTCGCTTTGTCATCACTCGTCAAGACAGCCCGGATGATCAATCCTATAACGAAGAATTTGAAATTCAATATAAACCGAATATGAATGTGATCAGCGCGCTAATGGAGATTCGCCGTAATCCTGTTACCTCCGACGGGAAAGAATCAAAACCTGTCGTTTGGGACATGAATTGTTTGGAAGAAGTGTGCGGTGCTTGCTCGATGATCATCAATGGGAAGCCTCAACAATCTTGTACAGCGCTTATCGATGATTTTGAGCAACCGATTCGTCTGGAACCGATGAAAACTTTTCCGGTCGTTCGGGATCTCATCGTTGATCGTAGTCGTATGTTCGATTCCTTGAAGAAAGTAAAAGCTTGGATTCCGATTGACGGCACTTATGACCTTGGACCTGGGCCTCGAATTGCCGAAAACCGACGTCAATGGGCATATGAATTATCCAAATGTATGACATGCGGCGTTTGTCTGGAAGCTTGTCCGAATGTCAATAGCAACTCTGAATTCATTGGGCCGGCGGCTGTTTCACAAGTTCGTCTCTTTAATGCCCACCCGACAGGTGAAATGAACGAGCCGGACCGCTTGAATGCCTTGATGGAAGAAGGCGGTTTGCAGAACTGCGGCAACTCCCAAAACTGTGTGGAGTCTTGTCCGAAAGGCATTCCGCTCACGACATCCATTGCAGCACTAAACCGGGATCAAACGTTGCAGGCATTTAAGAACTTTTTCGGAGGCGGGCAGTAA
- the sdhA gene encoding succinate dehydrogenase flavoprotein subunit: protein MSKENIIVVGGGLAGLMATIKAAEAGISVDLFSIVPVKRSHSVCAQGGINGAVNTKGEGDSPWEHFDDTLYGGDYLANQPPVKAMTDAAPSIIHLLDRMGVMFNRSPEGLLDFRRFGGTQYHRTAYAGATTGQQLLYALDEQVRRHEVNGLVQKYENWEFTSAVIDDDGRCRGITAQHLTSMETQSFRADAVIVATGGPGIIFGKSTNSMINTGFAAAKLYEQGVYYANGEFIQIHPTAIPGDDKLRLMSESARGEGGRIWTYKDNKPWYFLEEKYPAYGNLVPRDIATREIFDVCVEQKLGINGENMVYLDLSHKDAHELDVKLGGIMEIYEKFMGDDPRKVPMKIFPAVHYSMGGLWVDYDQMTNIPGLFAAGECDFSQHGANRLGANSLLSAIYGGMVAGPKAVEYIQGLDKSAEDLSTSLYEDEVKKVSEEYENILKSDGKENAYNLHKELGNLMTDNVTVVRENENLLKTDDKLQELQERLGDLNMHDTARWSNQAAPFARQMKGMLDLARVITIGAYHRNESRGAHYKPEYPDRNDEDFLKTTKAKYDPSKKGPVIEYEDVDVSLITPRKRDYSKNKTTEQQGAGKS from the coding sequence ATGAGCAAAGAAAATATTATTGTTGTCGGAGGCGGTCTCGCCGGTTTAATGGCAACAATTAAAGCCGCGGAAGCGGGCATAAGTGTAGATTTGTTCTCCATTGTACCGGTGAAACGATCGCATTCCGTTTGTGCCCAGGGGGGCATAAACGGTGCCGTAAATACAAAAGGGGAAGGCGATTCACCTTGGGAACACTTTGACGACACGTTGTACGGGGGAGACTACCTTGCGAATCAGCCGCCTGTAAAAGCAATGACCGACGCAGCGCCGAGCATTATCCATCTGCTTGACCGCATGGGAGTTATGTTTAACCGCAGTCCCGAGGGCTTGTTGGACTTCCGCCGCTTCGGAGGTACGCAATATCACCGTACCGCCTACGCGGGCGCGACGACAGGCCAACAATTGCTCTATGCGTTGGATGAGCAGGTGCGCCGCCACGAAGTGAATGGCCTCGTTCAAAAATATGAGAATTGGGAGTTTACCTCAGCGGTGATCGATGATGATGGACGTTGTCGGGGCATTACCGCCCAACATTTAACCTCCATGGAAACGCAAAGCTTTCGGGCAGATGCCGTGATTGTAGCTACGGGCGGTCCGGGAATTATCTTTGGCAAATCTACGAACTCTATGATTAATACAGGTTTTGCAGCTGCCAAGTTGTATGAGCAAGGGGTTTATTATGCCAACGGTGAATTTATTCAAATCCACCCGACGGCCATCCCCGGCGATGATAAATTGCGTCTCATGAGCGAATCGGCACGTGGAGAAGGCGGTCGTATTTGGACGTATAAAGATAACAAACCGTGGTACTTTTTGGAAGAAAAATATCCGGCGTATGGCAACCTTGTTCCCCGCGATATCGCGACCCGTGAGATTTTCGATGTTTGTGTGGAGCAGAAACTGGGCATTAACGGTGAAAACATGGTGTATTTGGACCTTTCCCATAAAGATGCCCATGAGCTTGATGTGAAACTCGGCGGGATCATGGAAATCTATGAGAAATTTATGGGCGATGATCCTCGGAAAGTACCGATGAAAATTTTCCCTGCTGTTCATTACTCCATGGGCGGATTGTGGGTCGACTATGATCAAATGACAAACATCCCGGGGCTTTTCGCAGCTGGTGAATGTGATTTTTCTCAGCATGGCGCGAACCGACTGGGCGCCAATTCGCTTCTGTCGGCGATCTATGGCGGCATGGTCGCCGGTCCGAAAGCAGTGGAATACATTCAAGGGTTGGATAAATCAGCTGAAGATCTTTCCACTTCCCTCTATGAGGATGAGGTGAAAAAGGTCAGTGAAGAATATGAAAACATCCTAAAAAGCGATGGGAAAGAAAACGCGTATAATCTGCATAAAGAGCTCGGCAATTTGATGACCGATAATGTCACTGTTGTGCGTGAAAATGAAAATCTCCTCAAGACGGATGATAAACTGCAAGAACTTCAGGAGCGGTTGGGAGACCTTAATATGCACGATACCGCACGTTGGAGCAATCAAGCCGCGCCATTTGCCCGCCAAATGAAAGGGATGCTCGATTTGGCCCGTGTCATTACGATCGGAGCTTACCACCGAAATGAAAGCCGCGGTGCGCACTATAAGCCTGAATATCCGGACCGTAACGACGAAGATTTTTTAAAGACGACAAAAGCCAAGTATGATCCGTCTAAAAAAGGCCCAGTCATTGAATATGAAGATGTTGACGTATCGTTGATCACACCCAGAAAGAGAGACTACTCCAAGAATAAAACGACAGAGCAACAAGGAGCTGGAAAATCATGA
- a CDS encoding succinate dehydrogenase cytochrome b558 subunit, giving the protein MPQNQEFMNRRLHSLLGVIPVGAFLLQHLFVNHFAVYGASSFNTAATFMENLPFRYALEILFIFLPLLYHAIYGIYITFSGKNNTRRFGFFRNVMFLIQRITGIFLLIFISWHVWETRIQAQFGAEVNYDMMADILSSPFMLAFYFAGVLAATFHFSNGLWSFAVTWGITVSPRSQQIMTYVSLGVFLVLSFIGVRAILAFIDPGLANM; this is encoded by the coding sequence ATGCCTCAGAATCAGGAGTTCATGAATCGTAGATTGCATTCGCTGCTCGGTGTCATCCCGGTGGGTGCATTTCTTCTTCAGCATTTATTTGTGAACCATTTTGCGGTTTATGGAGCAAGTTCTTTTAATACGGCCGCAACTTTTATGGAAAATTTGCCGTTTCGTTACGCGTTGGAGATTCTTTTCATCTTCTTGCCGCTTCTATACCATGCTATTTACGGCATTTACATCACGTTTTCCGGTAAGAACAATACGCGCAGGTTTGGATTTTTCCGTAACGTTATGTTTTTAATTCAACGTATCACCGGAATTTTTCTGCTCATCTTTATCAGTTGGCACGTATGGGAAACGAGAATTCAGGCGCAGTTTGGCGCAGAGGTCAACTATGATATGATGGCAGACATATTAAGCAGTCCGTTTATGCTTGCTTTTTATTTTGCAGGGGTACTGGCTGCGACGTTCCATTTTTCCAACGGACTTTGGTCGTTTGCCGTTACTTGGGGAATAACTGTTTCTCCTCGTTCACAACAAATCATGACATATGTGAGTCTAGGGGTGTTCCTCGTTCTATCATTCATCGGCGTTCGTGCCATTCTGGCATTTATTGACCCCGGACTAGCAAACATGTAA
- a CDS encoding DUF2507 domain-containing protein — MSETSRKYSDYGYELLRKTLLPELLNEDHDAIMYWGGKLLARENPLDDIEEIPPFFERAGWGTIEKQKESKNQWKYELQLMSDEKKPAFSRHLEAGFLAGQFELLYGTVAEATMERKRNGIKLYVYIDPFREH; from the coding sequence GTGTCAGAAACAAGTCGAAAATACAGTGATTATGGATACGAACTACTTAGGAAAACCTTGTTGCCGGAATTACTTAATGAAGATCATGACGCCATTATGTACTGGGGAGGGAAATTACTGGCCCGTGAGAATCCCCTTGATGACATAGAAGAAATTCCGCCGTTTTTCGAACGCGCGGGTTGGGGAACGATTGAAAAACAAAAGGAAAGCAAAAACCAATGGAAATACGAATTACAGTTAATGAGCGATGAAAAAAAGCCTGCTTTTTCCAGGCATTTGGAAGCAGGTTTTCTAGCCGGGCAATTCGAACTCCTTTACGGAACGGTAGCGGAAGCAACAATGGAAAGGAAACGGAACGGAATTAAACTCTACGTCTATATTGATCCGTTTCGAGAACATTAA